A single genomic interval of uncultured Desulfobulbus sp. harbors:
- a CDS encoding BrnT family toxin: MKMLRFEWDQAKAKSNLKKHKVSFEEAKTVFLDENARLIPDPEHSDQEDRFILMGLSTELKMLIVCHCYRESEEVIRIISARKATKREMSFY, from the coding sequence ATGAAAATGCTTCGTTTTGAATGGGACCAGGCCAAGGCGAAAAGTAATCTTAAGAAACATAAGGTCAGCTTTGAGGAAGCAAAAACCGTTTTTCTTGACGAAAATGCGCGGTTAATCCCTGATCCTGAACATTCTGACCAGGAGGACCGTTTTATCCTCATGGGACTGAGTACCGAATTAAAAATGCTGATTGTGTGCCATTGTTACCGGGAATCCGAGGAAGTAATCAGGATCATTTCGGCGAGGAAGGCCACTAAGCGGGAAATGTCTTTTTATTGA
- a CDS encoding BrnA antitoxin family protein, with amino-acid sequence MLEEYDFSKSKKNPYAAKLKKQITIRIDEESINYFKEISDEVGIPYQSVINLYLRDCARSHRKLKLDWK; translated from the coding sequence ATGCTGGAAGAATACGATTTTTCAAAATCCAAAAAAAATCCATACGCAGCCAAGCTTAAAAAACAAATCACAATCCGAATCGACGAAGAGTCGATCAATTATTTCAAAGAAATTTCGGATGAAGTGGGTATCCCTTACCAAAGCGTCATCAATCTTTATTTAAGGGATTGCGCGAGATCGCACAGGAAGCTGAAACTCGACTGGAAATAA
- a CDS encoding right-handed parallel beta-helix repeat-containing protein: protein MKRLFLALVLFMGWSWACGEALAQGEFYVIAVPKGVGTAISSLPVEISNPGFYYLTKDMTLAGGGDAITVKTNHVTLDLMGFSIVGAMGSGNGIYMNGVADVEIRNGTIRSFDGDGIHSQYTANYLGLRVLNIRVVDNVGSGVFLRSKGATVTGSSVFKNGQYGILTDDGSVVSGNTVHNNGKDGIYVLSGSLVTGNTVFENSHNGIDGSNATTITGNTVYKNSICGIRSGRGSTITGNTVKDNNQSDSTDSLSTGGLWVFAESIVKGNTVADNKIHNIYVYSWGNAIEENLLTGSTGNGLYFQESGNFYANNRASGNVVNYVNTTGNTNGGGNYSF, encoded by the coding sequence GTGAAACGACTGTTTTTGGCTCTAGTTCTGTTTATGGGATGGTCCTGGGCTTGCGGGGAGGCTCTCGCTCAGGGGGAGTTCTATGTCATTGCAGTTCCAAAAGGAGTAGGGACGGCCATATCATCCCTACCTGTGGAGATTTCCAACCCGGGTTTCTACTACTTGACGAAAGATATGACCCTCGCAGGTGGAGGAGACGCAATTACGGTCAAGACCAACCATGTGACTCTGGATCTCATGGGATTCAGCATCGTTGGCGCAATGGGCAGTGGTAACGGCATTTATATGAACGGAGTGGCCGACGTGGAGATCCGAAACGGGACGATCCGCTCATTCGATGGCGATGGTATTCATTCACAATATACGGCGAACTATCTCGGGCTGCGAGTATTGAACATAAGAGTCGTAGATAACGTTGGCTCGGGTGTGTTTCTTCGAAGCAAGGGGGCTACTGTCACGGGCAGCAGTGTGTTCAAAAACGGCCAGTATGGTATATTGACTGACGATGGAAGCGTGGTTTCTGGAAACACTGTTCACAACAACGGCAAGGACGGTATTTATGTTTTGAGCGGCAGCTTGGTAACCGGCAACACGGTCTTTGAGAACTCCCACAACGGCATCGACGGCTCGAATGCAACGACGATCACTGGTAACACGGTCTATAAGAACAGCATTTGCGGAATTAGATCAGGGCGTGGCAGCACGATAACAGGCAATACCGTTAAGGACAATAACCAGTCCGACAGCACGGACAGCCTAAGCACCGGCGGCCTTTGGGTCTTTGCCGAGTCCATTGTTAAAGGCAACACAGTAGCTGACAATAAGATCCATAACATATACGTCTATTCCTGGGGAAACGCCATTGAGGAGAACCTACTGACAGGCTCCACAGGAAATGGCCTCTATTTCCAGGAATCCGGGAACTTTTACGCCAACAATCGCGCTTCTGGGAACGTAGTCAACTACGTCAATACCACAGGGAATACTAACGGTGGCGGCAACTATTCATTCTGA